The nucleotide sequence TCGTTATAAGGAGGTGGGAAACGTGAGGAGATTTCAGTAGGCAATACCCTTATCTCGGGAATATAGGGAAAGGAGAAATGAAGAGCATTAATGGATTGGAGGAGAATGGTCAGCACCGCTCCAAGAATCAGCCATCTTTTCGCTCTATGGGAGCGAGAGAACTCCTCGCCGACGAGGGCAAGGGGAAGGTAAATCATGGGGAAAGTGAGTCGTTCTTTGTTTGCCCAGCGGTTGTAGAAAAGCATAGCCAGGCAAAACATTGCGGAAAGGAGGGCAAAGATGAATAAGCCCCATAGGATTAGAGGAATTAGCCACTTTTTCCAGATTCCATCCCAGAAGTTCATTCCTCCGAGGAAGAAGCCATTGACTATATCTTCATCTCTTGGCGCAACCCAATGGGGTATAAACTTCCAAAAATCTTTCCAGCGGTTCTCCGGGCTGGCAAACCAAAAGGGTGCGAGCAAGGTTGTGACGAGAAACTGAACCAAGCCCATAGTTGCTATGCCCACAGTCGTGGCGAGGGTAGCATAGATTAAAGCTAATTCTTTGTTTTTAAAGGGACTGAAATGGAACCAAAGGAGAAGGAAAAGGAGTCCGAAAGTTAGGAGCAATAATTTGGGAGATTTATAAAATATGGAAAAGGAGAAGAGGATGAAGAGAAATAAAAGGGAGAGACCGAAGCGGTTGCCTTTAGCGAGCCATAATAGCAGAATGACGAGGAGAAGGAGTATAACGGCGGCCAGGGGGAGGGAGTTAGAGGCGAGGTCAGCGGAACGATAAACTATCTCGCTATAAAAGACCCAAACACAAGCGAGAGGGGCTAGTATCAGTGCAAAGATAGCAGCCCCTCTCTTGTTCATAATCTCATCTGGAGATAAGCCAATTTAATCTTTCAGGCTTCAATCCGCGGGACCACCCCCAAACTGAGACCAAAAGGTGACATTGTCGCTCCGCCGGAATGGGTCGAAGAGCTTTCCACAATTGTTAGCGATAGACATGAAGTTCATCCACTTGGCGTGTCCGTCGGCAAACACGAGGTTTTCACCTTCCACATGGCGAGTATTGCTCTTCAAGCGTCTTTCCGGTATACACGCAGCCTGACAAATATTGGCATATACAACTCTTCTACCTCCACAGGAGCCAAATGTGGCAGCATCTGCAAAAGCAACGGTTTCGGCAGGGGTTACCACCTCGGATTGGCGAACGGGTTTTTGGGACCAGTCGCATAGAGCATTCCGCATAAGAGGTTCTGCATAGGCGACGGTCACAAAACTTCCAACAAAGTCCTTTGGGAAAGTCCAAGGTGGATTGGGATACCATGGCACTACCGCACCATCGGGACGATGCCACGCCGCCACGAGAGGTGCTTGGACAGCTGAAGACGCTGACGGGCAGTTCCATACTTGAGGATTTTTGATATAGGGATGTAGTTGTCCTTGGGGCAAGTCATTTGGAGAACCTGCTCCTGGAGCGCTACAAGAGGTTACGAATGGATATGTTTCATCCCAATCTTGAAGATACATCATAAGAGCCTGTCCTATTTGTTTCATATGAGAAAGGCAGGCGGTTTTTCTTGCCTGCTCTCTTGCCCGACTGAAGACAGGGAAGAGAATCGCTGCTAGGATGGCAATGATAGCTATGACCACCAGCAATTCAATTAAGGTAAAACCTCTTTTAAGTCTTTCCATTAACATTGTTAGAGCACCTCTTTTTATTTTTAGTTTTGCTCTTGTTTGATACTATTTAAGCTGTTTTTTAATTCTAAGTCGGCAAGTGTTATCCTTACAGTCAAAATTATAAAGCTGGGATTGGTTCGCCTTTGCTAATCGCCTCCTTCGCTTTTAAAATCGTCTCCCGCTTGCTTTCAAGATACTGAATGAGACGATTGTATTTATCTATGTTGTTGTTAAGGAAGAAGGGAAGGTTCTCGGATAGCCAGAGCGTTTTGTAGTTCTCCCTCAACTGATAAAGCCTATCTATCAAGCCCTGCAGAATTTCTTTCGCTTTATCCAGCTTTTCTTTTCCTTCTTGAGGGTTCTCCCGCACAGATTCATAGATAGAGGAAACCTCAGCCATCCCCAATATCTTATCAGCAAGGAATAGAAGCCTGTTTCCAGCGAAGACGAGATAGGGAATCGCTGTCTTGTTCTTCCTCACCTTCCCTCCATCCTCCTGCAATATAGCCAAAGCTCTCTCCGCTCTCTTCTTTATCTCCTTTGCCTTTTCAATTGTATCCGCTCTCTTCAAGGATTGAAGAGGGTCTTCCCAGAAGAAGGCATCGGGAGACATCCCCGGCGCCATAAATAGATTCGTCTGGCTGAGAAGATTTATCGCCTCCACTATGCGTGTTGTTGAGCCGAAGAAGGCGTTATCAAATCTCTTGTCAAAATCTCCTCTATCAATGTTCCCTCCACACCAAGCTGCCTCGGCGCCGAAGACTATCCCATACCAGTTGTAGCCAAAGAGATTCTCTCCATCGTCATCCCAGGTCGTGTTGAGCATCCCGCTTGCCTTGAATTTCACTCCATCCCTCACGAAATTGTTTATATTAACAGTCGCATTCTCAAAATCGGGGAAGATGCGAGACCAACAGGAAACACCGGGGCAGACGAATTGCTCCAATCCCGCCTCATAGAAAGGCTGCAATCTCCACTCAAACGAGGGAGCACCGCCATAATCCCAATTGAGGACGATTATATCGGGAGGGAGTTTCGGTATCATCTCTCTATAATGGAGGGCAATGTCTCCCCAGAACATGACCCTCTTCCCTTTTTTCTTGAGCATTTCCTGAAGCCTGGTGATATGCCTCAGATAGAGGTTTGCTGGACCTATCTCATCCGCTATAGGTTTGCTCTTTCCTTGACCAAGGTCGTAGGTCTCGTCGCAATTTATATTAAAGAAAGGAGAGGGGAAAATCTCCGCCAATTCGTTATAAAGGTCGTTAAAAAGCTTATATGTTTCCTCCAAAGCTGGAGAGAGGCTCCAGGGGCTTTCCTCAATCTCTGCCAAATGGCGATACTGGGGCTTTCGGAGCAGTTTGTCGGAGTGACCGAAGGACTGAAGGGAGGGGAAGACCTCAACATGATATTTCCTTCCATAAGCGACGAGCTCCTTCATTTCCTCAGGGGATAAGCCCTCTCCGGGAGCGGACATATCGGGGTGGGATTTGAAATTGAAGGCATGAAGCTCAATGTAAGGGGTATACATGTTGAGCTTGAAGGCGCTCAAGGTTCGCACAATGTTCTTCATATACTCCAGAGTTGGTATGGGTCCTCTGCTCACATCATCGGTTATTCCTCGCCAGCGTAGCTTGGGATAATCAACAATCCTCGCACCAGGAATCTCGATCTTCCCCTTCCCGCCTCTCAACATCTGGCGGATGGTTTGCATTCCCCAAAAAACGCCATCCCTATCGTTGCCAATAACCGCTACATAGTTCTCCCCTACCTCCAATACATAGCCCTCGCGAGGAAGTTTGGGGACATCTATTCCTTTCTTTTCCACAAATGAGGCTATGTTCTTATCAAGGGAAGGAATGCCGAAGATGATGGGCTTTTCTACTTTCTCAATGAACGAAGAGGAAATCTCCTCAACATTCAAGTCAAGACTCTTTATATCTTCCCCAAGGATTTCCCCGATATTCTTGTCGCAGCCCTCCCCGACGATTATCGTTGCTTTCTTCTCTATAGTTAAGGAAAAGGGTTTAGTGGTCAAATATTGAGGTTGAGGAATGATGTTGAGATTCGCGGAGAAGGCGATAGAGAAAAGACAAAGCAAGACTAAAACAGACCAAGTTTGCATTTCAATGACCTCCTTTTAAATGAATTTCCTATAAATTTTCAAAGAGGAGGGAAGGTATGTCAAGAAGATTATTGGGGTTTAATGTAGACTTCGTTCCTTAATTTTGCATTTAGAAGGAGATTGCCATGCCCGCCTACGGCGGGCTCGCATCTATTGATATAGGTTTTAGTGCCAATTCCTTCCATAGCGAGGTCATAACCTCACTGTCATTGCGAGCCTTCTGCTTCGCAAAAGGCGTGGCAATCTCGTATTTAATCGTAGCTAAGAAATGAAATTCTAAGGTACTCCTTCGTCGGACTTGCGATGACAACCTCCGCTGTCATTGCGAGCTGTGTTGGCGCAGCAATCTTGTTTTTCTTGACTCCACGAAATCGAGATTGCCGTGCCTCCCGCAAGGGAGGCTGGCAATGAAAAAGAGATGAGATGACCTCGCCTCGTTTTCTTTTTGGATTTCAAAGGAAGAAATTAACGAGCCTATGGAAAATGGCAACGAGGATATCGAAGAAAGGACTGACGATGAAAAAGAATAGAAGGATGAAGCCGAATGTCTCAAGCTGTGCGTAGGAATAGGCGTAGCGGGGAGGAAGGATTGCCATTAGAACCTTTGAGCCATCAAGGGGAGGGATGGGGACGAGGTTGAAGAGAGCGAGGAAAAGATTGAGGACGAATCCTATTGCGAACCAATCAGAAAGAAAAGGGATGGAGTTCTTGAACAGATAATGGATGAGAAGGCAAGCGAAGGCGAGGAGGATATTTGCGCCCGCTCCCGCTAAGGAGACGAGGATCGTGTCCCTTCGGGGGTTTCTCAAATTATAGAAGTTAACGGGAACGGGTTTCGCCCAGCCGAAGCCAATGCCCATAAGCGCCGACATGAGGAACATCAATGCGCCCAAAGGATCGAAGTGAGCTCTCGGGTCAAGAGTTAATCTCCCCGAATATTTCGCGGTCGGGTCGCCGAGCTTCCAAGCAACCCATCCATGGGCATATTCATGAAGAACTATCCCCAAAATGAAGAAGGGAGCGGCGATTATTAAGTAAAACAATCTGTCAGCCATTTTTTATCTCCTTTAAAAGATTTTGAGCCATCTCTATCTCCTCTCCCTTCGTTTTTATCTTCCCGTCCAGCTTGGCATTGAAGAGCTCTCTCAACACTTTCCCTAAAATTCGCCCCTCCGGGATTCCCAATCTCTTCAATTCCTCCCCGTTCACCGCAAGACTTATATATCGTAGCTTCTCCAAGAAAAGACATACCCTTCTCTTAACCCTTATATCTCCCTTTACCTTGATCAAGATTATTGTTTCCAAAGGAAAATCCTTCAAAATCTCGTAAATCTCGCTCCTTTTGAGGTAGGGAAGAGACAATCTTTGCAAAGTTGAATCTAAATCTGCGATTGAAAGCAGCTTCTCCCTTTGGCTTGAGGTAAATCTCAGCCTATAGGCAACTCGCCTGAGCTCATCCTCGCTTAGATGTCCAAATAAAGTGAAAAGAAAGAGAAGCCACTTTTCTATGTTCAAACCCTCAAGGGGTTCCCTCTCCAATTTCTTCAGAGTTTGTTTATCCAATCTTGCCCTGGGATATATTGCTTGAGATAAGCCTATTTCCTCCATTCTGAGAAGGCAAGGGATTGGGTTTTCCTCCAAAAGGAGTATCAATTCTTCACGCAAGCGGTCGCCAGAGAGAGGGGCGAAGGATTGAGCCCTGATGGCGTCTCTCGCCAGGTTCTCCGTCCATTCGTCCATTTTGAATCCGAGCTTCGCTTCCAATCTTATCGCCCGCAATATCCTCGTTGGGTCCTCCCAAAAGCTTAAACTATGCAGGACCCTAATCCTTTTGTTCTGCAAGTCATCCCATCCGCCGAAATAATCTATAAGATAACCGAACTCCCTCGGATGAAGTGAGAGGGCGAGGGCGTTTATCGTGAAATCCCTTCTGAACAAATCCTCCCTTAAAGAGCCCGATTCAACTGTGGGTAGGACGCCCGCTCTTACATAAAATTCCCTTCTTGCGGTTGCGAAATCTATCTCCAGACCATCGGGAAGCTTCAATGTAGCGGTGCCGAATCGCTGATGGGTTGTAAGTTCTCCTCCCATTTCCTCCTTGACTTTTCTGGCAAATTCTATCGCCCTCCCCTCTACCAATATATCCAAGTCCTTAACCTCCCTCCCCAATATCATATCCCTCACAACCCCTCCCACCAGGTATGCTCTCGTCTTTTGAGAAGCAGCCAACTCACCTATTCTCTGAAGCAATCCCTTTATTTCTGCTGGTATCTCCTCAATTATGCGTTCGCCTTTTAGCTCTTTATATCGCTGACCATAAAGAGCGTTTATCACATCCTGCCTTGTTATTATCCCCAACAGTTTCTCTTTTGAACAAACCAATACCCTCCCTATATTTTGCTCACTCATCAACTTGATAATTTGGGAAAGGCTCGTTTGAGGATGGACGCATATCGGCTCTCGGTAATGGAAGGCGGATAAGGGCTGTTCACCCATACTATACTTCACCAGCCTTTCCGCTTCCTTCCTCGTTATTACCCCCACGATTTTTCCACGCTCGTTTATCGGAAGCCCGCCAAAGCCGAAGCAGCGCATAACCTCCAAAGCTTCCCTAACAGATGAGGAAATGGAGATAACCCTAACTGGGGAGGACATTATGTCCCCTGCCTCAATCTCCCATCTCACCCCTTTGGGGAGGAGGAAAAGAAGCCTCTGAATAGCTTCTTCAAGAGGCATTGAAGTCACTGCGGAGGCGGCATTTCTATGTCCTCCACCACCCAACTTTGTAAGCACATCGTTTACTTTGAATACCTCTCCCTTGCTTCTCCCCACTATGTAAGTTTTTCCCTCAACCTCCACTAAAAGGAAAAAGGCTTCTAAATCCTCCTTTTCTAAGATTGAGGTGGCGATCGGGGCGAGGTTAAAGGACATCTCCTCTCTTTTCGCTCCCGCTATTCCCACCCTTACCCCCTTTACATTTTCTACCCTGAGGTTATTTCTCAATTCCTCTTCCAGTTTCCTCTCTTCCTCCGAGAGAGTAGGATGGAGAAAGGGAACAAGATAAGGGATATTCGCCCCACAGGAGATGAGATAGGCAACCGCTTGAGCATCGTTTTCTGTTGTGGAGGAATAAGTTAGAGAGCCTGTATCGGTGTAGATTCCCAACGCCAAGAGAGTAGCTTGCCAAGGAGAGGGGATGAAGCTATTTTCCCTCATCATATTCACAAGGATAGTCGTTGCTGAGCCGTAAGGCTTGAGCAAACTCTTTTCCACATTTATTTCCCCTCGGGATTCAAGATGATGGTCAATAATGGTTAAGGGAATGTTTCTTCTCCTTACCTCTTCTCCGATGTTTCCTGTCCTGCGAAGTGAACTGCAATCAACGAGGATGGCTTGCTTAACTTTTTCCCAGGGGATTTCCTCCTTAGAATATAGGGGCAATGTATCAGCGTAAAGGGAGAGAAGCTCGGGAGGGTAGGGGGAACCTTCGGGATAAATTGGGAGGGAATCGGGAAAGAGCAGGTATGCTCCTAAGAGGGAAGCCAGGGCGTCAGCGTCGGGCGATTTATGAGTGAGAATTAATTGCATTATTTGAGGTGAGGGGGAATTAAATCCGCTTTGATGAGGTCTTCGTAGGTTTCCCTTCTCACAAGCAAATCCGCCTTACCCTCCCTCACTAACACAACTGCAGGGCGAGGGAACCTGTTGTAATTGCTTGCCATAGAGTAGTTATAGGCGCCAGTTGATTGCACTGCCAATATATCGCCTGGCTCTAAAGGAGGAAGAAGGATATCCCAGATGAGGACATCTGTTTCGCAATGTTTTCCCGCTATTGTATAATTTATCTGGGGAGATTCCGAAGCCTTATTAGCAACAATAGCCTCGTATTTCGCATTGTAGAGTTGGGGACGGGGGTTATCGGACATCCCGCCATCTATCATTGCGTATATCCTCTTAAGGAGTCTACCATTTTTGCTGAAGCTTACCTCTTTAATTGCTCCCACAGTATACAAGGTAGTTCCTGCTTCACCAACTATTGAACGACCAGGCTCAATTAGAAGAATAGGCAGAGCGAGCCCATTAGCTTTTGCTTTTTTCTCAATTGTCTTGCTCAACCTCTCAATGAACTCCTCAATTGTAGGGGGGTGATGGGAAGAGAGATATCTTATCCCCAATCCACCACCAACATCCAGTTCCCTTAATTCCACTCCCGTTTCCTCTTTTATTTCCTTCATAAAATCCATCACTATTTCCGCTGCTTTTAGAATTGGTCCAATCCGCAACATTTGTGAACCTATATGACAATGAAGACCAAGAAGCTCCACCCCTTCCATCTCCAGCGCCATTCTTATGCCCTCCATTGCCTGACCATTTTTCAAATTCAAACCGAACTTCGTATCAACCTGTCCAGTGCTGATGAACCTATGGGTATGGGGGTCTATGCCGGGGGTTACTCTTAAAAGGATTTTTGCTTTCTTCCCTTTCTCAATACACAGCTTATTGAGAAGCTGGAGCTCGTAGAGGTTATCAACAACAATTCGTTCCACAGCGTTGTCCAAGGCTAAAGCAA is from bacterium and encodes:
- a CDS encoding prepilin-type N-terminal cleavage/methylation domain-containing protein; the protein is MERLKRGFTLIELLVVIAIIAILAAILFPVFSRAREQARKTACLSHMKQIGQALMMYLQDWDETYPFVTSCSAPGAGSPNDLPQGQLHPYIKNPQVWNCPSASSAVQAPLVAAWHRPDGAVVPWYPNPPWTFPKDFVGSFVTVAYAEPLMRNALCDWSQKPVRQSEVVTPAETVAFADAATFGSCGGRRVVYANICQAACIPERRLKSNTRHVEGENLVFADGHAKWMNFMSIANNCGKLFDPFRRSDNVTFWSQFGGGPAD
- a CDS encoding family 20 glycosylhydrolase is translated as MQTWSVLVLLCLFSIAFSANLNIIPQPQYLTTKPFSLTIEKKATIIVGEGCDKNIGEILGEDIKSLDLNVEEISSSFIEKVEKPIIFGIPSLDKNIASFVEKKGIDVPKLPREGYVLEVGENYVAVIGNDRDGVFWGMQTIRQMLRGGKGKIEIPGARIVDYPKLRWRGITDDVSRGPIPTLEYMKNIVRTLSAFKLNMYTPYIELHAFNFKSHPDMSAPGEGLSPEEMKELVAYGRKYHVEVFPSLQSFGHSDKLLRKPQYRHLAEIEESPWSLSPALEETYKLFNDLYNELAEIFPSPFFNINCDETYDLGQGKSKPIADEIGPANLYLRHITRLQEMLKKKGKRVMFWGDIALHYREMIPKLPPDIIVLNWDYGGAPSFEWRLQPFYEAGLEQFVCPGVSCWSRIFPDFENATVNINNFVRDGVKFKASGMLNTTWDDDGENLFGYNWYGIVFGAEAAWCGGNIDRGDFDKRFDNAFFGSTTRIVEAINLLSQTNLFMAPGMSPDAFFWEDPLQSLKRADTIEKAKEIKKRAERALAILQEDGGKVRKNKTAIPYLVFAGNRLLFLADKILGMAEVSSIYESVRENPQEGKEKLDKAKEILQGLIDRLYQLRENYKTLWLSENLPFFLNNNIDKYNRLIQYLESKRETILKAKEAISKGEPIPAL
- a CDS encoding site-2 protease family protein, which gives rise to MADRLFYLIIAAPFFILGIVLHEYAHGWVAWKLGDPTAKYSGRLTLDPRAHFDPLGALMFLMSALMGIGFGWAKPVPVNFYNLRNPRRDTILVSLAGAGANILLAFACLLIHYLFKNSIPFLSDWFAIGFVLNLFLALFNLVPIPPLDGSKVLMAILPPRYAYSYAQLETFGFILLFFFIVSPFFDILVAIFHRLVNFFL
- a CDS encoding CBS domain-containing protein; the protein is MQLILTHKSPDADALASLLGAYLLFPDSLPIYPEGSPYPPELLSLYADTLPLYSKEEIPWEKVKQAILVDCSSLRRTGNIGEEVRRRNIPLTIIDHHLESRGEINVEKSLLKPYGSATTILVNMMRENSFIPSPWQATLLALGIYTDTGSLTYSSTTENDAQAVAYLISCGANIPYLVPFLHPTLSEEERKLEEELRNNLRVENVKGVRVGIAGAKREEMSFNLAPIATSILEKEDLEAFFLLVEVEGKTYIVGRSKGEVFKVNDVLTKLGGGGHRNAASAVTSMPLEEAIQRLLFLLPKGVRWEIEAGDIMSSPVRVISISSSVREALEVMRCFGFGGLPINERGKIVGVITRKEAERLVKYSMGEQPLSAFHYREPICVHPQTSLSQIIKLMSEQNIGRVLVCSKEKLLGIITRQDVINALYGQRYKELKGERIIEEIPAEIKGLLQRIGELAASQKTRAYLVGGVVRDMILGREVKDLDILVEGRAIEFARKVKEEMGGELTTHQRFGTATLKLPDGLEIDFATARREFYVRAGVLPTVESGSLREDLFRRDFTINALALSLHPREFGYLIDYFGGWDDLQNKRIRVLHSLSFWEDPTRILRAIRLEAKLGFKMDEWTENLARDAIRAQSFAPLSGDRLREELILLLEENPIPCLLRMEEIGLSQAIYPRARLDKQTLKKLEREPLEGLNIEKWLLFLFTLFGHLSEDELRRVAYRLRFTSSQREKLLSIADLDSTLQRLSLPYLKRSEIYEILKDFPLETIILIKVKGDIRVKRRVCLFLEKLRYISLAVNGEELKRLGIPEGRILGKVLRELFNAKLDGKIKTKGEEIEMAQNLLKEIKNG
- the lysA gene encoding diaminopimelate decarboxylase; its protein translation is MLLGTQRINKAGHLEIGGCDCVDLAKQFGTPLYVLDETLIRENCRRYTNSLKEFYKEESRVVYAGKAFLTLGICKLIEQEGLWLDASSGGELYTALRAGFPPQKILLHGNNKSLEELALALDNAVERIVVDNLYELQLLNKLCIEKGKKAKILLRVTPGIDPHTHRFISTGQVDTKFGLNLKNGQAMEGIRMALEMEGVELLGLHCHIGSQMLRIGPILKAAEIVMDFMKEIKEETGVELRELDVGGGLGIRYLSSHHPPTIEEFIERLSKTIEKKAKANGLALPILLIEPGRSIVGEAGTTLYTVGAIKEVSFSKNGRLLKRIYAMIDGGMSDNPRPQLYNAKYEAIVANKASESPQINYTIAGKHCETDVLIWDILLPPLEPGDILAVQSTGAYNYSMASNYNRFPRPAVVLVREGKADLLVRRETYEDLIKADLIPPHLK